The proteins below are encoded in one region of Rubripirellula reticaptiva:
- a CDS encoding efflux RND transporter permease subunit, translating into MLNALIRFCVKEPLLVALLSLALSIGGWFAFKAVPIDAIPNVGENQVIVLTPWPGRSPKDIEDQVTYPLSVSLLAVPGAESVRGKSMFGYSFVQVTFKDEIDFYWARSRVSEQLGTAASQLPDGVVPQLGPDATGLGQVYYYVLTPPAEGMGLDELRSLQDFVVKYELQAVEGVSEVASIGGYVRQYQIDVDPDKLRFHGVSLDKLAMAIKGSNLDVGAKTVETTGMEYIVRGKGFLGSGGDHGEAIRDIEQTVIMQRDGVPVHVRDVASVQLGPDFRRGALDYNGAEAVGGVVVMRYGENPREVIDRVKAKITQIEPALDGVKIHGVYDRSGLIDETMATLTHSLRDEIIITAIIILLFLLHIRSSIVVAICLPAAVLMSFIAMHFVGVGSNIMSLAGIAIAIGTMVDMAIIVSENIYQGLAEWENGERKKTRNEVIYEATIEVAPAVITAVATTIVSFLPVFFLTGRDYRLFSPLAYTKTFAIAMAMLTAITLVPALSRLLLRSAGYRKRSALVAALALTTLLAATSHFLWGDDLAGHFQIQQWVVTCVAALVGFVVGWQLLRERIRPIEEIPTSRFVHWIYAARLRQALSHKLFALSFPAMLLVLGLGAYVGLPTVLKPIETAAGYVGADLNSLPGYVNAKHVFTGLQSDDWIALDEGSWFYMPTLYPAASFSQAMQVLQTQDVLIGQIPEVKDVLGKIGRVESALDPAPASMIETYVMLKPESEWRDGVTARDVWDEINRVATLPGVTPASALQPIEGRVVMLQSGIKAPMAIRIYGDDLEILASAAMYVSAVLKTSPYVNSGTVNPDIVLGKPYIEFTVDREAASRYGMSASMVNQVIETALGGMNLIKTVEGRERYPVRLRYSRDIREHIESLGRLPVVTHSGAIVPLEKLAKLETTWGPGAINSENGRLIAHVAFMTNGTVGALESVAAVEEQLRQAQALPEMDPNRLSLPTGYSLEAVGSFRNQIEANLRLMWIIPVVMVINLLLIYLEFRNLPISLAVFSGIPVAFAGGMIAVAWMEVELNTAVWVGFIALFGLAVDDGVVMATYIHQLLQRRKISTVEDIRNTVYEAGLKRIRPCMMTTVTTLAALVPVLIATGRGADVARAMAIPVFGGMLAEPFTSFIVPTLYCGYLELKMRFGVQDELWKGTEEMPEKTQLEVA; encoded by the coding sequence ATGCTGAATGCTCTGATTCGATTCTGTGTCAAAGAACCACTGTTGGTGGCGTTGCTCTCGCTAGCGCTGTCCATCGGCGGTTGGTTTGCTTTCAAAGCCGTTCCGATCGACGCGATTCCCAACGTGGGCGAAAACCAAGTGATCGTACTAACGCCTTGGCCAGGGCGTTCACCCAAGGACATCGAAGACCAGGTCACGTATCCGCTAAGCGTTTCGTTGTTGGCCGTTCCGGGGGCCGAGTCGGTTCGCGGCAAAAGCATGTTTGGATACAGCTTTGTGCAAGTGACTTTTAAGGACGAAATCGACTTCTACTGGGCTCGCAGCCGCGTCTCGGAACAACTTGGTACCGCGGCATCTCAATTGCCTGATGGCGTTGTGCCCCAGCTTGGCCCCGACGCGACTGGTTTAGGCCAAGTCTACTACTACGTTTTGACGCCACCGGCCGAAGGCATGGGTTTGGACGAATTGCGAAGCTTGCAGGACTTCGTCGTCAAATACGAACTACAAGCTGTCGAAGGCGTCAGCGAAGTTGCGTCAATCGGCGGCTATGTTCGCCAGTACCAGATCGACGTAGACCCCGACAAGCTTCGATTTCATGGCGTATCGCTCGACAAATTGGCGATGGCCATCAAAGGCTCGAACCTGGACGTCGGTGCCAAGACGGTTGAAACAACGGGAATGGAATACATCGTTCGTGGCAAAGGATTTCTGGGCAGCGGAGGCGACCACGGCGAAGCGATTCGCGACATCGAACAAACCGTCATCATGCAACGAGACGGTGTCCCAGTTCATGTTCGCGACGTTGCCAGTGTGCAACTTGGTCCCGACTTCCGCCGTGGAGCTCTCGATTACAACGGCGCCGAAGCGGTTGGTGGCGTGGTGGTGATGCGATACGGCGAGAATCCTCGCGAGGTGATCGACCGCGTCAAAGCAAAGATCACTCAAATCGAACCCGCACTCGACGGCGTCAAAATTCATGGCGTCTACGATCGCAGCGGTCTGATTGATGAAACGATGGCGACGCTAACGCATTCACTGCGTGATGAGATCATTATCACGGCCATCATCATCTTGTTGTTCTTGCTTCACATCCGCAGCAGCATCGTCGTGGCGATTTGTTTACCGGCGGCGGTGCTGATGTCGTTCATCGCCATGCACTTCGTTGGCGTTGGTTCCAACATCATGTCACTGGCCGGAATCGCGATCGCGATTGGCACGATGGTCGACATGGCAATCATTGTTTCGGAGAACATTTACCAGGGGCTGGCAGAGTGGGAGAACGGTGAGCGTAAGAAGACGCGAAACGAGGTCATCTATGAAGCCACGATCGAAGTCGCTCCCGCCGTCATTACTGCCGTTGCAACGACGATCGTTAGTTTCCTACCGGTCTTTTTCCTGACGGGTCGCGACTACCGGCTCTTTTCGCCACTGGCGTACACGAAAACGTTTGCGATCGCGATGGCCATGCTGACCGCGATCACTCTCGTTCCAGCACTCAGTCGACTACTCCTAAGAAGTGCGGGCTATCGCAAGCGGTCCGCATTGGTGGCCGCCCTCGCACTGACGACTTTGCTGGCCGCGACCTCGCATTTCCTGTGGGGCGATGATCTGGCCGGCCACTTTCAGATCCAACAATGGGTCGTGACTTGTGTTGCGGCACTGGTCGGCTTTGTTGTCGGCTGGCAACTCCTACGAGAACGTATCCGTCCGATCGAAGAGATCCCGACCAGCCGTTTTGTGCATTGGATCTACGCCGCTCGGCTTCGGCAGGCACTCAGTCACAAATTATTCGCGTTATCGTTTCCGGCGATGCTGCTAGTGCTTGGATTAGGCGCGTATGTCGGGTTGCCAACCGTGCTGAAGCCCATCGAAACGGCAGCAGGCTATGTCGGCGCCGACCTCAATTCATTGCCAGGCTACGTTAACGCCAAGCATGTCTTTACGGGATTGCAAAGCGATGATTGGATCGCGCTGGACGAAGGCAGTTGGTTTTACATGCCGACGCTATACCCGGCAGCCAGCTTTTCGCAAGCGATGCAGGTTCTGCAAACGCAAGACGTATTGATCGGCCAGATTCCCGAAGTCAAAGACGTGCTCGGAAAGATCGGCCGCGTCGAATCAGCACTTGACCCCGCGCCAGCCTCGATGATTGAAACCTATGTCATGCTCAAGCCCGAATCGGAGTGGCGAGATGGCGTGACCGCACGCGATGTTTGGGACGAGATCAATCGTGTGGCGACGCTGCCGGGCGTCACGCCAGCGTCAGCGTTGCAACCGATCGAAGGCCGCGTCGTAATGCTGCAGTCGGGAATCAAAGCACCGATGGCGATTCGTATTTATGGCGATGACTTGGAAATACTCGCTTCGGCGGCAATGTATGTGTCCGCCGTCCTGAAGACATCTCCCTACGTTAATTCGGGCACCGTCAATCCCGACATCGTGCTCGGCAAACCCTACATCGAATTCACGGTCGATCGCGAAGCCGCATCTCGTTATGGCATGAGTGCGTCGATGGTCAATCAAGTGATCGAAACCGCGCTTGGTGGAATGAACCTTATCAAGACGGTCGAAGGTCGCGAGCGATACCCAGTCCGCTTGCGTTACAGTCGCGACATCCGCGAGCATATCGAAAGCCTCGGTCGCTTGCCGGTGGTCACTCACAGCGGCGCGATCGTGCCGTTGGAGAAACTTGCGAAGCTTGAAACGACTTGGGGGCCTGGTGCAATCAATAGCGAGAATGGTCGCTTGATCGCGCATGTCGCGTTCATGACGAATGGTACGGTGGGAGCTCTCGAATCGGTCGCGGCAGTCGAAGAACAGCTTCGTCAAGCTCAGGCATTGCCAGAAATGGACCCTAATCGACTTTCCCTTCCCACCGGTTACTCGCTTGAAGCTGTCGGCAGCTTTCGCAACCAGATCGAAGCCAACCTGCGATTGATGTGGATCATTCCCGTCGTGATGGTGATCAACTTGCTACTGATCTACCTCGAATTTCGCAACCTGCCGATCTCGTTGGCGGTCTTCTCAGGAATTCCCGTTGCATTCGCGGGCGGAATGATCGCGGTGGCGTGGATGGAAGTTGAACTCAATACCGCCGTTTGGGTTGGCTTCATCGCTCTGTTCGGTTTGGCGGTTGACGACGGCGTCGTGATGGCGACTTACATTCATCAACTCTTGCAACGCCGCAAGATCAGCACCGTTGAAGACATCCGCAACACGGTCTACGAAGCCGGCCTGAAACGTATCCGTCCCTGCATGATGACGACCGTCACGACACTCGCCGCTCTGGTTCCCGTGTTGATCGCAACCGGACGCGGCGCCGACGTGGCGAGGGCGATGGCGATCCCAGTCTTTGGCGGAATGCTGGCCGAACCATTCACCTCGTTCATAGTGCCAACGCTGTACTGCGGCTATCTCGAACTGAAGATGCGATTTGGCGTGCAAGACGAACTCTGGAAGGGCACCGAAGAGATGCCCGAAAAAACACAACTCGAAGTAGCTTAG
- a CDS encoding alkyl/aryl-sulfatase — protein MSLTEILITALCFLTLGARLSQGQQTNNATQQLRNQSSQFTEQIIKVADSVYVAVGFSVSNVSMIVGDDSVVIIDTGMMLDDSERIATEFRKVTDKPVKAIVFTHAHGDHTGGAAAFLGDERPQIWAHANYGSEARSWTSGNLTVQNSRGARHAGFKLPSEQRINNGIAPVRYPKRGGAVFAASHATNPTHFLRSKRQTIRVAGIELELVLSHGETNDQIFAWYPSGKVLFAGDNFYRSFPNLYAIRGTPNRSVRLWAESLGKLAVCGAEALVGGHTNPIMGAAKVKQVLTDYHAVVLYIHDKTVEGMNKGLTPDKLVEYVQLPDDLASKDYLQPFYGHPEWGVRSVFSGYLGWFDGNPSNLFRLSLKPEAERVAKLAGGTDKLLKSARDALASDDNQWAAQLADHLLAINADDKNAKQVKANSLTNLASNMVNATARNYYLTVARELRE, from the coding sequence GTGAGTCTCACGGAAATACTCATCACTGCTCTCTGCTTTCTGACGCTCGGTGCGAGATTGAGCCAAGGCCAGCAAACGAACAATGCTACCCAGCAGTTGAGAAATCAGAGCAGCCAGTTTACCGAGCAGATCATCAAGGTTGCCGACAGTGTCTATGTCGCGGTTGGGTTCAGCGTCTCGAACGTCTCGATGATCGTTGGTGATGACAGTGTGGTGATTATCGACACCGGGATGATGCTCGATGATTCCGAGCGAATCGCGACGGAATTTCGCAAAGTCACGGACAAACCGGTCAAGGCGATCGTCTTCACGCACGCGCACGGTGACCACACTGGCGGAGCGGCGGCATTTCTCGGCGACGAACGTCCGCAAATTTGGGCGCATGCGAATTATGGCAGCGAGGCTCGTTCGTGGACGTCTGGCAACCTGACTGTTCAAAACTCGCGGGGCGCGAGGCACGCGGGATTCAAATTACCCTCCGAACAACGAATCAATAATGGCATCGCACCGGTTCGATATCCCAAACGCGGCGGCGCAGTTTTCGCAGCATCTCACGCCACCAATCCAACACATTTTCTTAGAAGCAAACGGCAAACAATTAGAGTTGCCGGCATCGAGTTGGAACTTGTCTTATCACACGGCGAAACCAACGACCAGATCTTTGCTTGGTACCCAAGCGGAAAGGTGCTCTTCGCCGGCGACAACTTCTATCGGTCGTTTCCAAACTTGTACGCCATTCGTGGCACGCCCAACCGTAGCGTTCGTTTATGGGCCGAGAGTCTCGGAAAGCTAGCCGTTTGTGGGGCGGAGGCTCTGGTAGGCGGACATACGAATCCCATCATGGGTGCTGCCAAAGTCAAGCAAGTTCTGACCGACTACCACGCTGTCGTTCTGTACATTCACGACAAGACCGTCGAAGGAATGAACAAAGGTCTCACGCCCGATAAATTGGTCGAATACGTGCAACTTCCTGACGACCTGGCCAGCAAAGATTACTTGCAACCGTTCTACGGACATCCGGAATGGGGAGTGCGCAGCGTATTTAGCGGCTACCTCGGCTGGTTCGACGGCAATCCATCGAATCTGTTTCGACTCTCACTAAAACCAGAAGCGGAACGTGTCGCGAAACTGGCCGGAGGAACAGACAAGCTTTTGAAATCTGCCCGCGATGCGCTAGCGTCAGACGACAATCAATGGGCTGCGCAGCTCGCCGATCACCTGCTTGCAATCAATGCTGATGACAAAAACGCGAAACAAGTCAAAGCAAACTCGCTAACCAATCTCGCCAGTAACATGGTCAACGCAACCGCCCGCAACTACTACCTCACTGTCGCCCGCGAGCTGCGGGAGTAG
- a CDS encoding lactoylglutathione lyase family protein, giving the protein MTYPRTFSHIGISVTDLDQAVDFYTKTLGWYVIMPPTEIVSDDSAIGVMCDDVFGKDWERFRIAHLATGDRVGVELFEFRNAEKPADNFEYWKTGVFHFCVQDPDVEGLAKRIVANGGKQRMPVREYYPGEKPYRMVYCEDPFGNLIEIYSHSYELTYSAGAYQSDSD; this is encoded by the coding sequence ATGACCTATCCGCGAACTTTTTCCCACATCGGAATTTCCGTCACTGACCTGGACCAGGCAGTCGACTTCTACACGAAAACGCTGGGATGGTACGTCATCATGCCCCCGACCGAAATCGTATCGGATGACTCGGCGATTGGAGTCATGTGCGATGATGTCTTCGGAAAGGACTGGGAGCGATTCCGAATTGCTCATCTAGCAACCGGCGACCGAGTCGGCGTGGAGTTGTTCGAGTTTAGAAACGCCGAAAAGCCTGCGGACAATTTTGAATATTGGAAGACAGGGGTATTTCACTTTTGCGTTCAAGACCCTGATGTCGAGGGCCTCGCAAAAAGAATTGTCGCGAATGGGGGCAAGCAACGGATGCCAGTTCGCGAGTACTATCCCGGCGAGAAACCTTATCGCATGGTCTACTGTGAGGACCCTTTCGGGAATCTCATCGAGATCTATTCACACAGCTATGAACTGACGTATTCAGCCGGTGCCTACCAATCCGATTCTGACTGA